ATGGTATCGGCGCCGTTTTGCTGACCCACAGGCTGTTGCACTATTCACACTGTTGATTGTCGGCTTTGCGATCCTATTTTTCTTCAGCAGCATTTTAGCTCCTTTATTAGTGGCATTAGCACTTGCTTATATACTTGAATGGCCAACGCATTTTCTTGAACGATTAGGCTGCTCACGTGTCGTGGCTGTTAGTATTATTTTGACCTTGTTTGCTGGAATTAGTGCCATGGTTATTTTAATTATTGCACCAACGGCATGGCAACAAGGAATAAATCTTGTTGGCGATTTACCGAATATGGTCAATCGGTTTAACGAGTTTGCTCAAACATTACCAGAGCGTTACCCTGCATTAGTTGATGCCGGTATCATTGATATGATGGCTGATAACTTACGGAGTCGCTTATCAGGAATGGCTGAATCAGTGGTTAAAATGTCAGTTGCTTCCTTGATAGGGGTATTTACCTTGGCAATTTATGTTGTTTTAGTACCATTAATGATGTTTTTCTTAATGAAAGATAAACAAAAAATCATTAATAGTGTACAAAAAGTGCTACCAAGAAATCGTTTGTTGGTCGGTAAAGTCTGGGTTGAAATGAACCAACAAATTACTAACTATTTACGTGGTAAAGCCACTGAAATGGTGATTGTCGGTATTTGTACTTATGCAGGTTTTGCCTATTTTGATTTACGTTACTCGGTGTTATTGTCTGTGCTGGTGGGGGTATCCGTTTTGATCCCTTATATTGGCGCGGTGGTTGTTACGATCCCTGTTGTGCTTGTAGCTTTATTTCAATGGGGTATAGGAAGTGATTTTTGGTCTCTGATTGTGGTTTATCTTATTATTCAGGGCTTAGACAGTAACTTAATTGTGCCGTTATTATTCTCTGAAGCTGTAAACTTGCATCCATTGGTGATTATTTTATCTGTAGTCATTTTTGGTGGATTATGGGGTTTTTGGGGCGTGTTTTTTGCTATCCCCCTCGCAACGCTGATTAAAGCCGTGATCAATGCGTGGCCAGAAGAAACATTAGAGAGCCAACCAAAACAAGAATAATAGGTTAACCAATAAGATAAAGCGGGAAATAAACTTCCCGCTTTGTACGCTATTTTAGATGAGGAAAGTTTCTCATCAGTCGCTATTAAGCGTTTGCGTTTAAGTATTCAAGAACAATTTCATGGTGATTACTGGTTTTGAAATTGTCGAATACATGTTCGATAGTTCCATTTGCATCAACAAGGAAGCTAATGCGGTGGATACCGTCATAGGTTTTACCCATGAATTGTTTTTCACCCCAAACACCAAATTGTTCACACACTTGGTGATCTTCATCTGATAATAGCGTGAAGTTGAGCATTTCTTTTTCAGCGAAACGAGACAATTTTTCGGGTTTATCGGTGCTAATGCCTAAAACTTCAACACCTTTTTGCTTAAGTGTATCCATTTCATCACGCAATCCACATGCCTGAACAGTACATCCAGGCGTCATGGCTTTAGGGTAGAAGTAAACTAATACGCGTTGACCCTGATAATCTGAAAGATTGATGATTTCACCATCTTGGTCAGGAAGGCTAAATTGAGGCGCCTTATCACCGGCTTTCAATGGGTTCATTACATATATCTCCGTTAACTCTGCATTTTGGGATTATTAACAATGCTTATGTTGCCTTTAGCATTGAGCATTGTACATAGTTGTTGAAATTTATTTTTTATAATTAAGCCATTATCATCCAATGGATGATGTGCTGTAATTTGAATTTCAAGCTGAGCCGGCGCATCATGACTTGCAGGCTGTGTTTTTGATACTAACTCCGCAATATTACATTGTTGAGTGGTAAACAAATTTGTAAATTGTTCTACGATGCGAGGTGCATCATCGACCACGACATTCACTGTTACCGTTGACGGGTAGTCGGTGGTTTCTACGCTTTGTGTTCGCTTCATCACAATTAACAACTCTAGTTCAGCCCCTTTTAATGGCAGAGTGGCCTCTATTTGTGCAATTGCATTCCAACTCCCTGAAAGCATCATAATAAAGGTGAACTCTTTACCGAACATCGCTAAGCGGCTGTCTTCGATATTGCAGTCACATTCGCTCACAAGGCGTGTAATTGTATTCACAATGCCCGGACGATCGGTTCCCAGCGCGGTAATAACAAGAAATTGCTGTTCGGTCTTAGGCAAAGTCGTTTCCTTCATATTTTTTATTCTCAGGTCGCTTTTTACTCAATAATTTAAGGAGCAAAATCGACAGGTTGATGATGGTAAGGAAACCATAAAAATAACAATCTGCCAAGAGGGCAGATTCACTCTTGCGAGGAATGATCGAGAATTATTACTTCTGTTTAAGTTATTCAGAGCGGTATTAACAAAATTCATTAAAAACCTGCGTTTGGGTGGTTTTCTTCTTTGAAATGAAAACGTACCATGGAGTCTAAACTATTTAGGGGGTATAGCTATGTCTCATTCAAACACAAACTATAAAGAGTTTTTAACTGGCAGTATTGTTGCAGTCATTACACCAATGGATTCAAAAGGGCGTTTGGATAAACAAAGCTTGAAAAAATTGGTGGATTACCATGTTGAAAGTGGTACTTCTGCGATTGTGTCTGTTGGGACGACTGGCGAATCAGCAACACTAACACATAAAGAACATGTGGATGTGGTTAATGCGACATTGGAACTGGCTGATGGGCGTATTCCGATCATTGCAGGAGCAGGGGCGAATGCGACCGCGGAAGCTATCTCTCTGACTGAAGAGTTTGAAAATTCAGGCGTTGTTGCTTGCCTGACAGTCACACCTTATTATAATAAGCCTTCACAAGAAGGATTGTATCAACACTTTAAAGCTATTTCAGAGAACACGAGCTTGCCTCAAATCCTCTATAATGTACCATCACGCACAGGGTGTGATTTATTGCCTGAAACGGTGGGACGTTTAGCAAAATTGGCGAATATTGTGTCAATTAAAGAGGCAACAGGGAACTTAGCAAGGGTTCATCAAATCAAAGAACTGGTTGATGACAATTTTGTTCTGCTCACAGGTGATGATGCAACCGCATTGGACTTCATGCAATTGGGTGGTCAGGGCGTTATTTCTGTTACGGCTAACGTTGCGGCCGCACAAATGGTAAAAATGTGTGACTTAGCGCTTGCGGGCAAATATACTGAGGCTCGTGAATTAAACAAAATCCTGATGGGTTTGCATCATCAGTTATTTGTTGAGCCTAATCCAATTCCAGCGAAATGGGGCTGCCACCGCCTTGGTTTGATTGCTGACGATACGTTGCGGTTACCAATGACACCGTTAACTGAGTCAGGCCAACAGAAAGTGGAAGCGGCACTGAAACTCGCTGGGTTACTGTAAAATTTAGGGAATTTTAATGGCAACATTATTGCAAAAATCGAAGGTTATGAAGGTTGCTGGCCTGTCACTTGTGGTGTTACTGGCAGCCTGCTCCAGCGATCAGCGCTATAAACGTCAGGTCAGTGGTAACGAGGAATATCTCGATGCCGCGCCATTGAAAGTGTTAAATGTACCACAGGGAATGACGTTACCATTGCAAAATGGCGAATATGAGCTCCCTAAAGTCACCTCAACGGGACCGGTGGGTAAAGCACTGGATATTCGTCCTCCAGTATTGTCGATTTCGCAGTTAGCGGGCTCACGTACTGAAGATAGTGCTGAAGCAAGTCGTTTGTTGCTTGATAATACACCTGAAAATAGCGCGTTATGGTCACAAGTTACGTT
This portion of the Providencia manganoxydans genome encodes:
- the dapA gene encoding 4-hydroxy-tetrahydrodipicolinate synthase, producing MSHSNTNYKEFLTGSIVAVITPMDSKGRLDKQSLKKLVDYHVESGTSAIVSVGTTGESATLTHKEHVDVVNATLELADGRIPIIAGAGANATAEAISLTEEFENSGVVACLTVTPYYNKPSQEGLYQHFKAISENTSLPQILYNVPSRTGCDLLPETVGRLAKLANIVSIKEATGNLARVHQIKELVDDNFVLLTGDDATALDFMQLGGQGVISVTANVAAAQMVKMCDLALAGKYTEARELNKILMGLHHQLFVEPNPIPAKWGCHRLGLIADDTLRLPMTPLTESGQQKVEAALKLAGLL
- a CDS encoding glycine cleavage system transcriptional repressor, producing MPKTEQQFLVITALGTDRPGIVNTITRLVSECDCNIEDSRLAMFGKEFTFIMMLSGSWNAIAQIEATLPLKGAELELLIVMKRTQSVETTDYPSTVTVNVVVDDAPRIVEQFTNLFTTQQCNIAELVSKTQPASHDAPAQLEIQITAHHPLDDNGLIIKNKFQQLCTMLNAKGNISIVNNPKMQS
- a CDS encoding AI-2E family transporter, with the translated sequence MLEMLLQWYRRRFADPQAVALFTLLIVGFAILFFFSSILAPLLVALALAYILEWPTHFLERLGCSRVVAVSIILTLFAGISAMVILIIAPTAWQQGINLVGDLPNMVNRFNEFAQTLPERYPALVDAGIIDMMADNLRSRLSGMAESVVKMSVASLIGVFTLAIYVVLVPLMMFFLMKDKQKIINSVQKVLPRNRLLVGKVWVEMNQQITNYLRGKATEMVIVGICTYAGFAYFDLRYSVLLSVLVGVSVLIPYIGAVVVTIPVVLVALFQWGIGSDFWSLIVVYLIIQGLDSNLIVPLLFSEAVNLHPLVIILSVVIFGGLWGFWGVFFAIPLATLIKAVINAWPEETLESQPKQE
- the bcp gene encoding thioredoxin-dependent thiol peroxidase — its product is MNPLKAGDKAPQFSLPDQDGEIINLSDYQGQRVLVYFYPKAMTPGCTVQACGLRDEMDTLKQKGVEVLGISTDKPEKLSRFAEKEMLNFTLLSDEDHQVCEQFGVWGEKQFMGKTYDGIHRISFLVDANGTIEHVFDNFKTSNHHEIVLEYLNANA